The DNA region CCATTGTTCCCcactctttgtcccccatgcttttcTCCTATCACAAACCCCATACCCCATTTTCAGTTAtaaaacacacacacaacacacaaAAAAGGAGAGGAACCAAAAAAGAAAGGGGAGTCGTTGCTGTcttcaaaaagaaaaggaagcaccCCAATTTCCTAAATTTCCCCAAGAGATCCTTTGAGTCATGAGATCTTTCACACACTAAAAAAAAACAGCCACACTCACACAAATAGAAAAGAGAACAGAAAGAAACGAGAAAAAAGGGAGCTGGTTGAACACACGAAAATGGAGTTCAGCAAAAGCTCACAAAAAATGAAGTTCACGGGTCTCTTTTCATTACTCCATTAACGTGGCTCCAAAGTAGTACACAAAGCAGCCATTAGAGCATCTCATTAGTTAAGCTCTATTCCACTCCTAAAAACCAGTCTGTTCGAAGCCATAAAAAATCGTTCTGTGCTAGCTCACTATCGCCGGCATTTCGCCGGATTTTTACCATCTCCGGCCAGTTCTTTTCCCTCGTGAATAGTCCCCAAAACAGTCCAAAAAATGTAACAAAACCTCCACTAAAGCAGTCCGAAAATCAGCTTCTTACATCACCGAAAGAGCTGCAGTTTAAGCTCCATTTCAGTCGTGTAAAGTCACCGGAGTTTAGTGAGTTTCCTAAGTCGGCTTCGAGTTTCCGACGATTTGGTCGAGTTTCTGTTGAGGTTTTGTACGCAGTTTTGTTGGTATTTGAGCTTCAAAAGTTGTCAAGGAATCGAAGCTCAGACGCATCTATAAAAGGTTCTTTTTTGTTCTTATCTCATTTTATTATAATAGCTTGATGAATGTTGTTGATGGATCCCCTATTCTCTGTTAGCATGCTTTCACGTGTGATTTTATCTTGTTTATCAATTATTTTGGTGTTAttggatcattgatgttgagttGTTAAGAGGGATTGATCAGATTTCTATGGCTGGCCACTAAAGTAGAACTTGTGTAAATGTGCCTATCGATATTGTTACAAGTTTGTACGTGGTTAAAATTCCCGCTTAACTGCAACCACACGCCAATTTGATATGCTTTCGTAGTTCTAGTTGTCATACTGTATCATATCATTCTCACTATAACAAATTAGATATATATTTGCAGATTTGTTATCTTCCCCCTTAACAATTCAAGTGCGTGAGAGACAGAAGTGCATAAACATGTTGCATAAAATGCATTATTTTAATTAGGAAGTCCAAAAGTGGAAAAACAATGGGTTAACTTGATAAATACTTCATTTCCCATTGGCTTATGTTTTACAGATGACTTTTGCTTGTGTGAGCTATGAGGAagaacatcgtagtttgctttaggcgcgtaaatAAATCAGGCTATGAGTACGGTTCTCGTGATGCGGttcgcaatatgtacaaaaataaacgagcgcgcgacatcgcgacttgttcaaacaaatttcataaatattaaaagcggatagataaaacataaaaaccaataaatcacagtttatctaaaattaattcaagccaagttgtagtcaataaagcgaccgtgctagaaccacgggaattgaggaatgccttacaccttctccccggtcaatagAATTACTTatccggactttattttcgcagaccaataataaaggagtcaaaccttcctttgactagggattcaaataaaaggtgacttggaacaccaaaaatcaattctaagtggcgactctataaataaaaataatccctactcaaatttgtcactttaattggaaaaactctttaacccacaatccataataCACATTATCTTTTTGGGAtagaaaaaggggtgtgacagacATTAAAAGAGCTAAAGCGAAAATTAGACGGGAGGAGTATTTATCTTCATTGAAAAAGAGAGAAGTGCATGAAAATAAAAGATTATGCTTCATAGCTTCATAAATAGCAAAAGCTAGAAAATATCAAGAGTTTAGAGGAACACCATTCGAAGTGAAAATTGACATTATTTTGTTCAATTTGTAAATTAGCTAGGGATCAGAATATCTTACAAGTTACAATGATATCTCCTCCCTCAACAAAATACAAATTGTAAACTATTTAATGCTCATTACAAATACCATATATCTCGCTTTATGAGATCCATGTGACCACCTTTAAAATTCCAATTTTGTAACTTTGAGGTACTTTCTTCCCATCAAACAAGGTGGACCAATACGTGGAATTTGGAGAATTACCAATATTAGTGACAACTCTTTGGACCTTTACAAACCTTTGATTTTGCTTAAGTTTTTGTATAGAGATTGAAGGATAGTTTATGTCTGATATGAGTTGCTTGTCATTAGTAGCATTTCTTggataataaaaattatttttctttgataTTACTAATCTATGTTTGTTTCTCTTTGAAGCCATAATAATAGAGAAAGTTATGCTCCCTCCGTTTCAAAAAGATTATTTTACTCAATCTTTTTAAAACAGAGGGAGCAATAATTATTCATGGTTATTTCAAATATTAAGCCTGGATAATTGATATCTAGAGCTTTAATAGGGCTTAATTCCCAGCACCTACTTCATTTGGATTTGCGTGAAGACTTTTAATGTATTTGTCAAGTGCTTTTATCAGATTATTAGATATTGCTATTGTAGAGGGAAAAAGAATTCTAGTTATCACCAATATCTGAAGTAAAATAAGTAATACTAAGGTTtaaaaaaattagggaaaatggaCTATATTTGCAGCAATGTGATGTAAAAAGTAATAGtacatgaaaataaataaataatactccTACTAACAAcaattttttctataaataattaattatcaattaaataatCGAAAGAAAAACAAACTCAAAGGAGTAATAGAGGAGATTACCGTATCTTTATACTTAAACAAGTATAGAAACCAAAGTAAATTTACCATCATTGATAAAGCTTATTAGGCAATGTAAAGAGTTTGATTTGATATTTGTTTCCTCCATCTCTCATTAGCTTTAAAGCCAACTGTTTcacttttttatttaaaaggcAGCAACAGTTAAACATTAGTAACTAATACTCACATAAAGAATTGCATCCTTCAAATAAATTggtatttttatttaaatagtttaaattatttaaagagtatttaagtaatttaatttttgagttttgggcTTCCCATAATTAGTTTTTCcaaattataaattaatatttttttatttttttaattaaaatttgattatggccGTAAACATTCGATCACAATAGGGCAGACTCCTTCCGTAAATTGAATGGACACAACTTTTTAAGAAAGGACACTTTAAATatattagcttctttttatttttatgtgtgtcttaaaatttatttttaggtaATTTAGAAGGGCAATTtggtaatttaacttttaacttaTAAGTTTCccacttttataataactagtcttagggtacgcgcgttgcgcgtgttcCCCACATCAATAagtaaataattttcaaaaactcaCATAAGTATTATATTAAACAATATCTTTGAGTtctaataaaattaaaatatataacttTCTAAAAGTATATATGTTGATCCCAAATCCAACCCAATGAAAGTACTTAAGTTTTGTAAGAATATCTTATgaaattttttgttatttttatgccTTAATATTGAAcaaacaagtaaaacaattatTTTTATCACGACGAGTTGGCCTTTTATCACGACGAGTTGGCCTGTAATTcctataaaatttaataagtgaaaatttaagtttgaaaatgactattttgtctagtcaaattttaattttaaagggtaaaaaagacgaacgacatttcgctaaaggtctttgtacttttaatataatatagatatgaTAACATGCTCCATTAAAAAATTATGATAGGGTataaaataaacataaataaaatacaaaattattcGGTCAGTCAAaacttatttatatatatattaaaaaatatttatatatatatcaactattataaaagcacaaaaaatatatacaattctCATAAAACACACTACTAATATGCTCACACACTAATCGTTTGTAATCATTTTGGCTTCTGTGGTGAAAAAAAAGGTAGGGGTATAATTCCAATATTACCCTCCATTTCATCTCAAAACTACACATCGGCAAATTCTGCAGTGTCTTAGTCTCAAACCCCACCGTCGCCAGCTAAAACCCTACTAAGAATCGACTGCCCGTACAGATTCCGGGGAACAATGGATTCGGAAAAACTGTCAGCTCAAATAAAGGACAAAGACTTGTTCAAAGCAGCTGAATCTGGCGATTCATCGCTCTTCGAATCACTTACCGAAGAACAGCTCCTTAAAGCCCTATCTCTCCGTAATGAAGATGTCCGTTCTCTCCTTCACGTTGCCGTCTCTTCTGCCCACGCCCAGGTTCTTTCACTCTCACACTAATtaactccctccgttccaatttatgaaGGAGTGTGACTGGACACtaattttaagaaagaaagactttttgATATTTATCTTTAAAACAAGGTATAGAGGTTGTGGCCGAGCTACGATTTTCATTAAGGGATGTCAAAGTATAAAGAAGTAAATTTACGAAGAAGTAAACCTcacatatatacacacatatatatatatatatatatatatatatatatatatatatatataatttttacaatgaAGGGGTGTCAGGAGGAGCCACTGTATAGAGAATTAAAGTAAAATGAGGGGTTTAAACTTAAATTGTTTCATAGAAAAGTGTCATCCCAATcgaaaaaggaaaatttgccaCATAAAATTGGACAGATGGAGTATGATAATTGTCTCATTCAAATTAAGTGAAGTTTAACCAATAGTATGAAACGTatcctttttttctttaaataagtCAACTAATCAATTGGGTTTATGATGTATCATATTACCATATTGATACAGGAATTGTAACTTATTGTACTCTATTGTAGTTTACAAACATCTGAGTTTTAATTTAAGAAAAAACTAGTCCTGTCATATTGAGTTCTGGAAGTTACTCTAATTGACTTCCTATAATAAGGGGAAAAGTGTTAAAATATTTGGGTAAAAGGGGGACTAGTGTAAATCACATTTTTTTAAAGTTCAAAATCTACCCGACATTTGAATCATCATAGCAAAaaatattatgtttgtttgattctCCAGGACAAATTTGGACACACAGAGTATAATTTTTATGTAATCCCTAAATGTGGTGTTTACAGTTTTGAAGCTAGGGGTTGAAGTAataagtttgtgaaatttggGTAATTTTGGTGATGTATATTAGGTGGTGAAGATTCTTGCGGCTGCTGATCCCTCAGCGAGTGGTATAAATAGTGGTGATGAAGAAGGTTGGGTGCCATTGCACTCTGCAACAAGCAGTGGTAATGTGGAAATTGTGGAGATTCTGCTCAGCAGAGGTGAGCAGTATAACAATTTGCTGTGCTGTATGAATGTTAACACCTTATCTATGTCATATAAAGGATATATCTTTACAAAActggaaaattttaaaaatgcaaatataaGATCAGAAAGATTTCTATACATATAATATAAAGGAATTCTATAGGGttttcagttttttggagctTATTTTAATGAATTCATGTCCAGTAAGTCGATTGAACCGTTGATATTAAGGGGTAGAAGAAATTGAATGGATGTGCTAAACCTGAAAATAGATGGATGTACATTTAAAAAGAGAGCATGGTTGAATTTGTTGAGtgttaactctttttttttcacctTGTTGAGTGTTAACTTATATACGAAACTTTTGCATTTTGCCTACTTGATATCAAATCACTTGGGTCGGCCATCTAATGAAATCAAATGAATCACGGCAGAAATTGCACTGTAATCTTTTGCGCTAATCCACCTACCAATTTGTATTTTGCTATTTCTCCAACATCAAGGTAGGATTCCCTGTTCTCACGAAATTTGTTGCAGGGGCAGTTTTCTAAGATGAAACAATGTTATCCTTATCTCAGCTATATGCTATTTGTAACCTTTAATCCCGTGTATCCTGTGAGGATCCTGGTGCTGTCCCACTGGGAGGGTGACCTGTGAAAGTGTACCTGCTTTTGTCAGCATTGTTTAGACAGTTTCAATGAATCCAGTTCAGTGGTTGAGCCATGTATTTGTGATAGTAAATGTGAATATATTTGTAAATAGGTGCTGATGTAAATCTGAAAAATGATGGTGGCCGCACTGCCCTTCACTATGCCGCTAGCAAGGGTCGAGTGAAAATTGCTGAACTTTTGATTTCACACGGTGCTAAGATCAATGCGAAAGACAAGGCTTGTAATCTTATGCTTGGGACTAATCATCTTCTTGGAAAGCTTATTATGGTTTCAATATATTTGAAGGTTAGGGTGTCCGTAACTTCTTGCTATTGGTTTTATTAACATGTGATGTAGGTAGGATGCACCCCATTGCATCGTGCAGCTAGCACGGGGAACTCTGAGCTGTGCGAACTATTAATTGAGGAAGGCGCTGAAATTGATGAAGTTGACA from Nicotiana tabacum cultivar K326 chromosome 24, ASM71507v2, whole genome shotgun sequence includes:
- the LOC107778106 gene encoding uncharacterized protein LOC107778106 isoform X1, whose protein sequence is MDSEKLSAQIKDKDLFKAAESGDSSLFESLTEEQLLKALSLRNEDVRSLLHVAVSSAHAQVVKILAAADPSASGINSGDEEGWVPLHSATSSGNVEIVEILLSRGADVNLKNDGGRTALHYAASKGRVKIAELLISHGAKINAKDKA